The following DNA comes from Theileria parva strain Muguga chromosome 3 map unlocalized ctg_531, whole genome shotgun sequence.
TAGCTCCTGCCTACGTTTTTCGTGATCCTTGAGCCTCAAAATCTGAGAGGGATCGTTCTTGGCGGACTCACTCAACAGCTCAATTTCGTGTGTATAACGCTGAATTTCAGAGATCAACGAAGTTTTTTTATTAGGAATAGAGGATCTTTCTCGTAACTTTTGTTCCAATATTATCTGAACATCCTCATCCGTAAATGTAAACTAAACACATCATTAATACTACTACTagtagtataaaattagtgtataataatcaatgaaaactaaataatgtatataaaaagATCAGTGTGTAAAACTGAGTCCACGTGGGAAGTTAAAGAATGACCAGGTGTTAAAAACAGTACCGATTTCAAATTATCAGAAATTTGTTTAAGAAACTCTGCAAAATACTCATCACCGAAATTAAGTTGTTCTTCTTGAAATGAGGAATTACAAATATCACACACACTGACGAGCACAAATGTGTTGGACGCTTCGGTAGCCACATTTAAGACCTTACCACATAGTACATACGAGCACTTTGAGAGGAAAAGCTTTGAAAAGTGATCACAAGAATTTAAATTGCTACCGAAAACGTCATAAGTTTCTGAGGGAACAGCACATTCAATTTGAAAAACGACGTGTTTTGAGATCAGTTTTGGGAACAATTCACAAATTGGAACAGCCTTTAGGCGCTTAGGAGATGACTTAACTGGGCTCAACCTTAAGCTCTCCActgtaataaataagttaatCAGAGCACCTGAAAGGTACTCATTAAAGTTCGGATGTTCCAAAATGTTCAAAGTTCTagtttttgataattttgcCGAATTTGCAATTGACACTGTTATTGGATTGAATGTTGGtttatcatcttcatcttTACTCTGGGATATTTTACCCGATTTAGCTACTTTAGGATCAGATTTGGAGGCCTTTGAGGTCTTTCCGGAACCTTTATTATCATCTTTGAATAAAACACCTGGTTCCTGTAATTTCTCTGAGGTTTCATCTACAACATCATCCAAATAGTACAAATCTTCGTACAAACCAGTGGAATCAGGTCCAACTCCAGAACTTTCCCACAACAAACTCATCCTCTGCTTAAGCCTAACTTCCTCCGCGTGTTTTTCAGCCAAAAGAAGTTCTCTCTCGAACTCAGGCATATCCGAGAGTTCATCATCCTCAACAGGAGAAGCATCTGATGAATCCTCACTaaccattttttacattatttctaaatttaaaattattctctCCTAAAACaataacaatataatatacaatacataatattgataaattgttatataaaGTAGTTGGGCAAGAGATTATTAGAGAAAAAATGTTCCGGAATGAATCTCAAATTAATTccaaaaattttacaaatttgcTCAAAAAAATgctttatattttaaatggATCCCATCCCCTTTCAGAACCAAACCTTGTCATATACTACTatattcaaaattatctaattataataagtttaatatatagtaaaattactGTATTGGTTAGATTTGAGAAGGTGTATTGCTTGATTTCTTTTTCTTAGTAAAAATCCAAGATAAATTCCTCaactttataataatttttcaagtCTTCCAGCTTCAGCTTATTCATTAAGTatttttccaaaattttGTACGATCTCCCACCATTAAACCTAACTATTTGTCCGTATTCTGTTAATTTCACTATTAACTCAGGATCTAACTTTGAAATTACTGAACCATAAGCTCTAAAATCGCAATATTTCAACATCAGTAACAATATTCTCAACTCCTCAACAAtcttattaaaattgttcaCACATTCCAATCCACCAATTATCCCTCTGTAAATATGATCCAGTTTATCACTATTCACTTcaatttttagtaaataaacacatttaagTATAACGTATAACACCAGTATATTAGTCATACCACTGTTTAATTCTGGTTGTATTATAACATTATCCTCTACATACTGTAATACGTATTGGGTCAGTGGTTCTGGGAAGATCCTTGTATTACTTGCAAATGTCAACAGTTTACTTATCAACTTGAggtttattttgtttttcCCCTcaaaaatttgtaaattgCGTCAAACAAATTACTCATAtcacttacacattcataAGTTAAATTACAGTGCTCAATTCCATCCAATATTACATCATACCCATACAACACACTAGAGTTAGTTGATAAGTTCATGAAATTTACAGATTTATTAAAGAATTTTGACACCAATTCAGTTGTCAAATTGTTGAATTTGTAAACCTTATTCTTAAtacacaaatttatcaaaaatatAGCCTCATTGCCAATTTCACTCATTTCACAATCCTCGATATTTCTATAACACACATTAACAGATATATAACaaatgttaatagtatatagcatatagtattattatactattaattatatgtatagtttatataattgataaaGTGGCAGTggtaaaaaaatacttgAAGTAGTTCATTATAATTGAATTGATATATTTAGAGTAATGtttgattttaatgaaatctGACAATGACATTAATATATTCTTAACATCCTCATCAATTTTCGGTAATTTACCATCAACTGTATTAAAAAGGGGTAAAACTCGATCATTAAAGTAGTTTTCAACCAATTGTGCTACAATTTCTCTATttttaaccaaatttaaCCTCTTAAACACAATCAGCaaatgatgaaattgtGGAAAGTCCAACTGATTCACACTGTTTTTATCcaatttttttaacatcaacatttttatcttattactatttGTTAACTGTAACAAATAAGTCAAAGTTGGTAATGCCGAATTcatgtttaaatttacaaatttctCCTCAAAACACCTTTTTACCATATTTAATAACATATTACCACATTCAGCGTATAAATTCTCACCTAAATCTGTACAATTTAACTTGaaatattgtttataagagcttaaaattgtaattaATGTTTCCAACTGTTCATTATTAAAGGATCCAAACTTATACACCACGGAAAGTACCATACGGTTAAACAACTTATTTTCAACCCAATTCATCTTCAATAGAACATAGAGTAGTGTTAACAACTCATTATTATCAAGTATATAAACATAATTACTAAccttattaataaaattatatatataatcaTTATTCACAAACTCTATACCATGTGTTAGGTGtaatatttcattaaaacatttataGAACACTGTAGAAGTGGACAAACTATCAAATAACAACTCATTTATCAAATGGTTTAGATAAGTTCCATCAACTTTATCAACCAAACCAACCTTACAAACTAAATTTGAAGTCAATTTGAGCTTTATGATCAGTCTTTCATCCTCAGAATAGTTTCCCCTATCTAAAGCATTCAGTGTACAGGCGTGTAATTTAAGTATCAAAGGATTGACATCTTCAACACCAATTTCAAgcaaaaaatttaaataatttatcaatatttCAGTGTCCAAACTATCCAAATTTGTTACAACTAACCGGAACAAACATTGTACCAGATCATTATTTAtgatttcatattttaatcttaAAACTGAATCATCTTGTTGTAATGTGTTAAGTGTGTGTATATAAGGAGTTAATGACcgtataatattaagtttGTAACTCAAAAAACATGACAATGTTTTAAGATCACAATTgtcatttaatttttccaCAAACTTAAAACTTTCTAGTTTAGAGAATAATTCACTAAATTCAGAAGTGACAGGACTTGAACTATTACTTTGATTCAAGCATTTCAGATTATCTCGAAGAacctttttattatactttaaaaatttattattaactttaaaacCAATATCATCAATTAATTCGTGTAaatttcttacacatttttcaaataCAAATTTACCAGAAACGGATGAATTAAGTGAATAAACTGGaaattgtgttaaaaaaatcCTTTTTCTAAacaaaatcattttaatctATAGAAAACCAAGACTATTTACAGAAATTATTTGCTATTTGTCATGTTTGAAGCATATCCAATGATTATCAATTTGGTATTTTAGTGCTTCAACAGTTAAATCTGAGGACAGACTGTTAACAAAATCTTTATCCAGGAGTAGTTCTAAAATCTTGAGGCAATAAGCGTATTCAACAAACTTAATATAATGGCCAGTGCGCcaatactgtaaatataatatatatgcTCTAAAATTCTCATCATTGAAATAGCCTTTATCGAATAAATGCTTCAGATAATAAATGTCAGATAAACACTGCACAAAATCCAATTCCACCCCAAATCTAAGATTATCTACAAcatatattactatttctatggtaaataactaaattaagAAGTTTAAAATGGAAAATTGGTCTAAATAATGAGTAAACAACACACCTTCATAAGAATTATttctataataattacGTAAGTAGGATTTCATAAtaggataaaaaatactcaaaacatttttaagttaattattttttgtgCCGATGGGGAATCTCGCTActatatttactaaaattattctttttatactttaattttcattaaatctaatttataaatagtttaaactatgttttaatgtaaaatttatccATAAATGGGCCAGGTTTTTTTTCTACAGTTATCTATACCaatactatagttatatacagtttaattatataaggGTACATAATATAGTTTTAGATGAtagaggtaattttaaatgacCGTTTGGGTCGTaaaataagggtaaaatGCAATTCGGATGATACAATTTTGGACCTTAAAAAGCTTGTAGCTGCTCAAACAGGTAAATTCataaaaaatttcaataaCTTGATTATtgatattaattattattaaattaaataaaaaactaTCATATATATTGTTAGGAACGAGACATGATAAAATCCGTATTCAAAAGTGGTATACCGTATACAAGGACCATATCACTTTGGAAGATTACGAAATAAAAGACGGAATGGGTCTCGAACTTTTttataactaaaatttaccttttaaattaagtttgcagtttttaaatttatttcaatttttgaaaatttcaACCTATTTTCCAACATAGATTTGTAATAAcactttttaaatttgattttgtttcttttgtttttatactttataGATTTTacatgtattatatatgaCTTTTAGTactaaatgtgtatttgtTAACTGGCTCTTGTTTGGTTTTGGTGTGTAAAGCATTCTAGTCAATGTTTTACGAATATGTTGAGGAACTTTTAGGAAAAACTTTTTCACTTTTGTTTTTCTCCACAAAACAccttttaaataatttaatattattttaaaatggtGTTTAAAAGTTCCTTTTTTAGCCTTACACATCTCTTTCCGATTGTCGTCACACtttcttaaatttttagTGTGAATGTATTAATGGTCCCATCCATAatcttaaaaataactaatttagGTGTATTTGTACTTGAAATAATCTAATCTAACCCTTAATATCCTATAATAAAGTCACAATCAAGGGTTGATTAATGCAAAATTTAAGATAAATTAAGGTATAAATAAAGTCAACTtgattataaataaattttattgtgATGTGTAATAGAAGTGAAGGAGGTGTAAGACATAAAAAGGATGGGTTGCGGTAGTGTGGGAATGGTATGTAATTTGAGATGTACTAAGGTGTTGATTGCAGTTTTTACATTTGTAGCGTCGTTTTTGCCATTGTTTTTCTTTCTGGTGTATCATTTTAGCTTTTACTACTCTAGAAATTTGGTTGTTTTGTATGTGATCTTGGCGATTTTGGGGTTGTGTTCAGTGGGTTTGTTCTTTGCCACGTCTTTTTCTAATCCAGGCTATGTCAAAAAACTAGATTTTCCCACTCGAATGTTCGATCACCTAAAATTCTCATTCAGAGGCACTAATCCACCACGTTTTGTTGACATGATGATCAATGGACAGCCAACTAAGGTTAAGTTTTGCCCAACTTGCCACTCTTATAGGCCTCCTAGGTCAGTTCACTGTTCAGATTGTGACCGTTGTATTGTTCGTTTTGACCACCACTGTCCTTATGTAGCAAATTGCATCGGATACTATAACTACAAGATATTCCTGTCTTTTCTTTTAGTTTCTTCTCTCTACTTTTCGCTTATTTTTTCGCTGTTTATTTACCGTTCTGTTGAGTTTTTTCCCTCGTTATCGTCAAGTGTTAGTCAGAACCCTACTGACATCATAGGcacaattatatttatgatCATAACTTTCATTAGCATCTGGCTAGTTTTTGGTCTTTACTTCTTCCACATGTTCATTATTCGAAGCAATTTGAGCACCTACGACAAGCTCAAGGAACACTTTGACGAGTTCAACCCATTTGACCGAGGCACCCTCAACAACTGTAAAACTGTACTCCTTTATAATCCGAAGAAACATACTAACCCAAATCAAGACATTTACAATCCATACGCCATGTACACTCTCAAGGTACACGCCAAATCACTCGATAAAACATTGtctttttaatttcttacTCAATTCACTATACACACACACTACTtatagtactatagtatatgttcacatatttatacatatatatattaatatatatatatatattaatatatatatatgtatgtttatatttatacatatgTTTATgtttatgtatatataacgattttgaaatattatgtgctaatattatcaatatcGAAATGAGGTCTAGAATTTTGTAAATCTGGTTCGGTTTGCATCCTATGTAAAATTGGTAAACCAGATTGGAGTAGCAGATTTTGCTTAGTTATACGGTCTGAGGCCTTTGGAGGCTCAgcattataaattaaattatcctcAGTTTCCTGGACAAATACAAAATCAGGAGGCAGTAGAGGCATGTGTTTGTGCAAAAACTTAGGTTTAGATTCCAAAATCTTCTGGTAAACCTCATCCATCTTAAAGGAATAAGGATTTCTAGTGAtatatgttaaaaaatattcaatatCTAAAATTTCAGGGGATATTCCCTTCCCATCATCATCCTGTTTTTTCAAACTCATACtgttatacacatttaaaaatcCATGAGCAGCAAAGGGGCTGGTATTAGAGGCGTTGAGCTCAGATAAAAGCTCAGTCGTGTTTATCATACACTCGTAATAGAGAGCTGATGGTTGTGAAAGACTCACTGGCTGTGTTAAAATATCGTGAGGTATAATTGGCTCGTATCTAATCAACGGTTTAGTCTTGGAGCCTAACTTCTCcttaaaaatgtaattgTAAACCGTTGAATCAACTGTCTCTAAAGCTTTCATAACATCGACAAAATTTGTGGTTTCACAGCCCCTAACTCTGCTCATCTCAGTGGCTTTACGACCTAATGTCTTTACGTGATTCACGACAAAGTTGGTCGCAGCTTCTAAGGAAAAAAAGTCGATCCTCTTAATTCCAGAGCACAGAGCAATCCATGCAACACATCTGATAAGCCATTCCTCGTAGTAATCAGATATATCAGACTCGAGTTGCCGGGGGTTGAGGACCTGAGGAGGAATAGGAGTACTTTGAGAGTCGCCCAAAGATACCTCAttatcttcttcttcattaaaatcatcCTCTGCAAGATTATCCTCTATTTCTTCATCGTTAAAATCAAGATTCTCATCGTCATCGTccattattaaaaattacaccCATCATAGTAAACTACCCATAATTAAACACTACTAtaataagtatattatagtattatcaaattggctacataataaattaaaataactgAAAAATCGAACCAGTAAAGGTGCTGCTATCGCAGAATGGGAAATTACCCTATTAAGTAGAGAGTTAAAGTTAGTTTATGCCTTTTGCTATAGAATCCAGCCTTTTAAGTGTTTttatatgtattatatttttgtttCTTGTAAAATACCTGTACCTCTGATAAACACCcttaaaatcaaaaatttgtaaattatatttagtttttacacatttacttTCTTAACTCAGCAATAACAgtattttcataaataaaaatatcctaaaaattgataacCATAAGATCACATTCCACAAATTgtgaaattattatacttcTTAACACTcaatgaattttttaatagaCGGAATAGTTCAATAATATTCGACTATGAATCTtgattttgataattttgattattaTGACACTTTAAACGTTACACCTAATGTCGGTTTTTGAGTTAactattaacattttatttaattaatttgacCTTAATAACTCACATTTAGTCCTCTCAAGATGAAATAAAAACCAGTTATCGCAAATTAATTCGTTTATGGCACCCGGATAAAAATTCTCTAATTTCAGAGCCTGATTCCTCAGATTATACCTCTGATCAGAACCACCAAGCTCTCAAGGACACACAATCATTCAGTAATGATGGCCAATCACTCAATAAAAAGCGTGATTCCGCCTTTACTAAGATACAAAAGGCTTATTCTGTGCTCTCAGATCCTATTCTAAGATCCCATTATGGTAATTTACCACCAATTTATAGTTTAATTACctttattgttttttattatatttacagtatattttttgtaaattatagtaCATTTACAGTATcttataatattacattgtattacactattataccattattttacctatAAATAACCCATAATACACAGATTTAAGAATGTTACAGATAAGTTTGGACATGAAGGAGCAACTTTGGCGAGGCTAGTTATGAACGAGAATGTGAGTGAGAAGAGTGTGTACAGCATTCCGGAGGAGTTGGACAGTGAGAGTCCGAAGCAGGAGATTTTGAGCTACAACAAGAGTGAGGACTACGTATCTAGAAGAGTTCTTCTTCTCCTTAGAGACCGTTACTCAAGGGAGATGAAGCTTCTTCCATTTCAGCTGATCACCAATTATACCTTTAACTTAAGGTCAGATTTCCTGTCTGATTATGTCCAGTTTAACCTTGACAAGGATAAAGGTGTTCCAGTTCGAAGTTTACTGGGTAAAAGGCACCTTTATATGACTGGTGTGATACTGGACAATTCCATGGAATTGCTGTATAACAAGTTCAGGTTTGGTTTTCACCTATCGTCAG
Coding sequences within:
- the SOH1 gene encoding SOH1 family protein, yielding MKSYLRNYYRNNSYEDNLRFGVELDFVQCLSDIYYLKHLFDKGYFNDENFRAYILYLQYWRTGHYIKFVEYAYCLKILELLLDKDFVNSLSSDLTVEALKYQIDNHWICFKHDK
- the UBL5 gene encoding Ubiquitin-like protein 5 — translated: MGQMIEVILNDRLGRKIRVKCNSDDTILDLKKLVAAQTGTRHDKIRIQKWYTVYKDHITLEDYEIKDGMGLELFYN
- the Zdhhc18 gene encoding DHHC palmitoyltransferase family protein → MGCGSVGMVCNLRCTKVLIAVFTFVASFLPLFFFLVYHFSFYYSRNLVVLYVILAILGLCSVGLFFATSFSNPGYVKKLDFPTRMFDHLKFSFRGTNPPRFVDMMINGQPTKVKFCPTCHSYRPPRSVHCSDCDRCIVRFDHHCPYVANCIGYYNYKIFLSFLLVSSLYFSLIFSLFIYRSVEFFPSLSSSVSQNPTDIIGTIIFMIITFISIWLVFGLYFFHMFIIRSNLSTYDKLKEHFDEFNPFDRGTLNNCKTVLLYNPKKHTNPNQDIYNPYAMYTLKVHAKSLDKTLSF